The following are from one region of the Bradyrhizobium septentrionale genome:
- a CDS encoding ATP-binding cassette domain-containing protein, whose product MDQTVITTPTLAVRGLTKRFGGLTAVKNLSFELRPGEILGLIGPNGSGKSTAMKSVMGIERPTAGEVLFEGENVAGLPAHKIARKGFGMVFQHSRPLNRQTVLENIMVALLPDSLFMLFPDKALTERAKWIADRVGLGAVMNRRPPTLPFADLRRLELAKAIARDPKVVLVDEPFAGLTSTEVGTFSQLIRSFRDEGRAVMLVDHNVKSVAALVDRVLAMYLGEEITTGRADEVMKNETVRRVYLGGAIETHARPETSFKDKVPLLQVENVSVHYGKAQALENVSIHVHEGEFVSIVGLNGAGKTTLFNTISGFLPYTGEILRGGEKLRGTGPAKIARSGLVQCPESRELFGEMTVRENLDLGGQHLDDAARAKQLAWLFELFPILKERQGQMAQTLSGGEQQMLAIGRALMMQPQILILDEPTLGLAPVILELLSKALEKLRQTTRITVLLGEQNVTFALPHADRVYVLEHARIVWEGDPGRFAAEAGKDFL is encoded by the coding sequence ATGGACCAGACTGTGATCACCACTCCGACGCTCGCGGTACGCGGCCTGACCAAGCGGTTCGGCGGCCTGACCGCGGTGAAGAATCTAAGCTTCGAGCTGCGCCCCGGCGAGATCCTCGGTCTGATCGGGCCGAACGGTTCGGGCAAGTCGACCGCGATGAAGAGCGTGATGGGCATCGAGCGCCCGACCGCGGGCGAGGTGCTGTTCGAGGGCGAGAACGTGGCCGGGCTGCCTGCGCACAAGATCGCGCGCAAGGGCTTTGGCATGGTGTTCCAGCACTCGCGGCCGCTGAACCGGCAGACCGTGCTGGAAAACATCATGGTCGCGCTACTGCCCGACAGCCTGTTCATGCTGTTTCCCGACAAGGCGCTGACCGAGCGCGCCAAATGGATCGCCGACCGCGTCGGGCTTGGGGCGGTGATGAACCGCCGTCCGCCGACATTGCCGTTCGCCGATCTGCGCCGGCTGGAGCTGGCGAAAGCAATCGCGCGCGATCCAAAAGTCGTGCTGGTCGACGAGCCCTTCGCCGGCCTCACCAGCACCGAGGTCGGGACGTTCTCGCAATTGATCCGCAGCTTCCGCGACGAGGGTCGCGCGGTGATGCTGGTCGATCACAACGTCAAGAGCGTTGCAGCCCTGGTCGACCGCGTGCTTGCGATGTATCTCGGCGAAGAGATCACGACCGGCCGCGCCGACGAGGTGATGAAGAACGAGACCGTGCGGCGGGTCTATCTCGGCGGCGCGATCGAAACCCATGCGCGGCCCGAGACCTCGTTCAAGGACAAGGTGCCGCTGCTGCAGGTCGAGAATGTCAGCGTGCATTACGGCAAGGCGCAGGCGCTGGAGAACGTCTCGATTCACGTCCATGAGGGCGAGTTCGTCTCCATCGTCGGGCTGAACGGCGCCGGCAAGACCACGCTGTTCAACACCATCTCGGGCTTCCTGCCCTATACCGGCGAGATCCTGCGCGGCGGCGAGAAGTTGCGCGGCACGGGGCCGGCGAAGATTGCCCGCTCGGGCCTCGTACAGTGCCCGGAATCGCGCGAACTGTTCGGCGAGATGACGGTGCGGGAAAATCTCGATCTCGGCGGCCAGCATCTCGACGACGCGGCGCGGGCCAAGCAGCTCGCCTGGCTGTTCGAGCTGTTCCCGATCCTGAAAGAGCGTCAGGGCCAGATGGCGCAGACATTGTCCGGCGGCGAGCAGCAGATGCTGGCGATCGGTCGCGCGCTGATGATGCAGCCGCAGATCCTGATCCTGGACGAGCCGACGCTTGGACTTGCGCCGGTCATCCTCGAACTGCTGTCGAAGGCGCTGGAGAAGCTGCGCCAAACCACCAGGATCACGGTGCTGCTCGGCGAGCAGAACGTGACGTTTGCGCTTCCGCATGCCGACCGCGTCTATGTGCTGGAGCACGCGCGGATCGTGTGGGAGGGCGACCCGGGCCGGTTCGCCGCGGAGGCCGGCAAAGACTTTCTCTGA
- a CDS encoding ABC transporter substrate-binding protein, which produces MMTRYSTATRVSFLASALALCLAAPAYAQSNDPIKIGVIAEVQSIAGAATPGGAQIAADEINAKGGVMGRKIEIVTYDNKSSSADSVRAFQRAVSEDKVSAVIASYISEVVLALEPWASRLKMPLITPGAASNEITKAVHNDYEKNKYTFHGYLTSAAQAQLVCDAAKELLVDQLKMKTVAIMSEDAAWTKPLDVGYEACLPKAGLKVVEHIRFSPDTTDFTPIFNKMESAKPDVIVTGISHVGVQPTVQWKNQQVPIPMFGISAQALSPSFWGDTNGAAEGVPSLAVATPDVAVTPKTKPFAAAFKAKFGTPPAYTGYTAYDEVYIIAEAIQRAGSTDPDKMVTELEKTDFDGTIGKIQFYGKNDEFTHGIKSGPGAVTGLVFQWQGGKQITVWPKAIAEGKLKFPNFVKLSQ; this is translated from the coding sequence ATGATGACACGATATTCAACCGCCACCCGCGTGAGTTTTTTGGCCTCCGCACTCGCGCTCTGCCTCGCGGCGCCGGCCTATGCGCAGTCCAACGATCCGATCAAGATCGGTGTCATCGCCGAGGTGCAGTCGATAGCGGGTGCGGCGACCCCGGGCGGCGCGCAGATCGCGGCCGACGAGATCAACGCCAAGGGCGGCGTGATGGGCCGCAAGATCGAGATCGTCACCTACGACAACAAGAGCTCGTCGGCGGACTCGGTGCGCGCCTTCCAGCGCGCGGTGAGCGAGGACAAGGTCTCGGCCGTGATCGCAAGCTACATCAGCGAGGTCGTGCTGGCGCTGGAGCCGTGGGCCTCGCGGCTGAAGATGCCGCTGATCACGCCGGGCGCCGCCTCGAACGAGATCACCAAGGCGGTTCATAACGACTACGAGAAGAACAAGTACACGTTCCACGGCTATCTGACCTCGGCAGCCCAAGCGCAGCTGGTTTGCGACGCCGCCAAGGAGCTGCTGGTCGACCAGCTCAAGATGAAGACCGTTGCGATCATGAGCGAGGACGCGGCCTGGACCAAGCCGCTCGACGTCGGCTACGAGGCCTGCCTGCCGAAGGCCGGGTTGAAGGTGGTCGAGCACATCCGCTTCTCGCCCGATACCACCGACTTCACGCCGATCTTCAACAAGATGGAGAGCGCAAAGCCCGACGTCATCGTCACCGGCATCTCCCATGTCGGCGTGCAGCCGACTGTGCAGTGGAAGAACCAGCAGGTGCCGATCCCGATGTTCGGCATCAGCGCGCAGGCGCTGAGCCCGTCGTTCTGGGGCGACACCAACGGCGCGGCGGAAGGCGTGCCCTCGCTCGCGGTGGCGACGCCCGACGTCGCGGTGACGCCGAAGACAAAGCCGTTCGCGGCCGCCTTCAAGGCCAAGTTCGGCACGCCGCCGGCGTATACCGGCTACACCGCCTATGACGAGGTCTACATCATCGCGGAGGCGATCCAACGCGCCGGCTCGACCGATCCGGACAAGATGGTCACCGAGCTCGAGAAGACGGACTTCGACGGCACCATCGGCAAGATCCAGTTCTACGGCAAGAACGACGAGTTCACCCACGGCATCAAGTCGGGCCCGGGCGCCGTCACCGGCCTCGTGTTCCAGTGGCAAGGCGGCAAGCAGATCACGGTCTGGCCGAAAGCGATCGCCGAGGGCAAGCTGAAGTTTCCGAACTTTGTGAAGCTGTCGCAGTAA
- a CDS encoding NAD(P)/FAD-dependent oxidoreductase, which produces MARILVLGAGFAGLWAALGAARKRDEIGARAADSEILVVDRNAYHNIRVRNYEVDLADVALPLKDLLDPVGVRHRVADVAAIDPAKREVTVKTAAGTERVTYDRLVLTTGSELVRPAIPGLAAHGFDVDTYEAATKLDAHLAALGKQPPSQAGATVVVVGAGFTGIEVAAEMPAKLAHAGITGDRRIILVDPNPVVGATFGAHGRPVINEALSALGVETRLNVRVSAVDAASITLSSGEIVPTETVVWCGGMRASALAATLPVKRDALGRLTVDHYMRAEGLADVFAAGDVAACLIDGEHPTVMSCQFARPMGRFAGHNVMADLFGEKLLPLTIDWYVTVLDLGAWGALYTTGWDREVHTTGAAAKLTKQTINQQRIYPPRNGDRAALLAAAAPTIQAAPPTRK; this is translated from the coding sequence ATGGCGCGCATCCTGGTGTTGGGAGCCGGCTTTGCCGGGCTGTGGGCGGCGCTTGGTGCGGCCCGCAAGCGCGACGAGATCGGCGCGCGGGCGGCGGACAGCGAGATCCTCGTCGTCGATCGCAACGCCTACCACAACATCCGGGTGCGCAATTACGAGGTCGATCTCGCCGACGTCGCGCTGCCGCTCAAGGACCTGCTCGATCCGGTCGGCGTCAGGCACAGGGTGGCCGATGTCGCGGCGATCGATCCGGCGAAGCGCGAGGTCACGGTCAAGACGGCCGCGGGCACCGAGCGCGTGACCTATGACCGGCTGGTTCTGACCACCGGCAGCGAACTCGTCCGCCCTGCAATTCCCGGCCTTGCCGCGCACGGCTTCGATGTCGACACGTATGAAGCCGCCACCAAGCTCGACGCGCATCTGGCCGCGCTCGGCAAGCAGCCGCCGTCGCAGGCCGGCGCGACGGTCGTGGTCGTCGGCGCCGGCTTCACCGGGATCGAGGTCGCGGCCGAGATGCCGGCCAAGCTTGCTCACGCCGGCATCACCGGCGACCGCCGCATTATTCTCGTCGATCCCAATCCCGTGGTCGGCGCGACCTTCGGCGCGCATGGCCGTCCCGTCATCAACGAGGCGCTGTCCGCGCTCGGCGTCGAGACGCGGCTGAATGTCAGGGTCAGCGCCGTCGACGCCGCCAGCATCACGCTAAGCTCGGGCGAAATCGTTCCGACGGAGACCGTGGTGTGGTGCGGCGGCATGCGCGCGAGTGCGCTCGCCGCAACGCTGCCGGTCAAGCGCGACGCGCTCGGGCGACTGACGGTGGACCATTACATGCGCGCCGAGGGCTTGGCTGATGTCTTCGCCGCCGGCGACGTCGCCGCCTGCCTGATCGACGGCGAGCATCCGACCGTGATGTCCTGCCAGTTCGCGCGGCCGATGGGCCGCTTTGCCGGCCACAATGTGATGGCGGATCTGTTCGGCGAGAAGCTGCTGCCGCTCACCATCGACTGGTATGTGACGGTGCTCGATCTCGGCGCCTGGGGCGCGCTCTACACCACCGGCTGGGACCGCGAGGTGCACACGACGGGCGCCGCCGCAAAACTCACCAAGCAGACCATCAACCAGCAACGCATCTATCCGCCGCGCAACGGCGACCGCGCCGCGTTGCTCGCGGCAGCGGCGCCGACGATCCAGGCGGCGCCGCCGACGCGCAAGTAA